A window of the Podarcis raffonei isolate rPodRaf1 chromosome 4, rPodRaf1.pri, whole genome shotgun sequence genome harbors these coding sequences:
- the CCNA1 gene encoding cyclin-A1, whose translation MHCSHNGDEKAQDELWDALPAVAQPRTNQNLHQRAILGELTGNGQSLRPSVQGANRLRGFSGSENVCPALTTGKNMMPVCVASKQSFAVYRDEVEGKNRYSCMAVEESSMCEVDTCTRRPNIHLLLSLSTGSPMLVDKSLQSQDEDLQGYKEDVMCAAEYAEDIHQYLREAEVKYRPRACYLRKQPDITSSMRAILVDWLVEVGEEYKLRTETVYLAVNYLDRFLSCMSVLRGKLQLVGTAAVLLAAKYEEIYPPEVKEFVYITDDTYTKKQLLKMEHLLLKVLAFDLTVPTINQFLFQYLQLHGVSIKTENFARYVAELSLLEADPFLKYLPSQTAAAAYCLANYTVNRHFWPETLAAFTGYSLGEIVPCLSDLHKACLDAPHRPQQAIREKYKLAKYMQVSLLEPPAILPLL comes from the exons ATGCATTGCAGCCACAATGGTGATGAGAAGGCACAAGATGAGCTTTGGGATGCCCTGCCAGCTGTTGCACAGCCTCGAACCAATCAAAATCTCCACCAAAGAGCTATTCTGGGGGAACTGACGGGAAATGGGCAGAGTTTGAGACCCTCTGTCCAG GGAGCAAACAGGCTGAGAGGCTTCTCTGGATCCGAAAATGTCTGTCCTGCTTTAACTACTGGCAAGAATATGATGCCAGTCTGCGTGGCGTCCAAGCAAAGTTTTGCTGTTTACAGAGATGAAGTGGAAGGGAAAAACAGGTACAGCTGTATGGCTGTGGAAGAATCCAGCATGTGTGAAGTTGATACCTGCACCCGAAGACCCAACATTCACCTGCTGCTAAGCTTGAGTACAG GCTCTCCAATGCTGGTGGATAAGTCGTTGCAGTCCCAAGATGAGGATCTTCAGGGTTATAAAGAGGACGTCATGTGTGCTGCggaatatgcagaagatattcaTCAATACTTAAGAGAAGCTGAA GTGAAATACAGGCCCAGAGCATGCTACTTGAGGAAGCAGCCTGATATCACCTCAAGTATGCGTGCAATCTTGGTGGACTGGCTGGTAGAAGTCGGTGAAGAATATAAGCTTCGAACTGAAACGGTGTACCTTGCTGTGAACTACTTGGACCGGTTTCTCTCTTGTATGTCTGTCCTCAGAGGAAAGCTTCAGCTTGTGGGAACGGCGGCAGTTCTCCTAGCTGC gaaatatgaagaaatctatCCCCCAGAAGTCAAAGAATTTGTGTATATAACCGATGATACCTACACTAAAAAACAGCTGCTCAAAATGGAACACCTGCTCCTCAAAGTCCTTGCTTTTGACTTGACTGTTCCAACCATCAACCAGTTTCTCTTCCAGTATTTGCAACTTCATGGTGTCAGCATCAAGACAGAGAACTTTGCAAGG TATGTAGCAGAGCTGAGTCTCCTTGAAGCTGATCCATTCTTGAAGTACCTTCCCTCACAAACGGCAGCAGCTGCTTACTGTCTTGCAAACTACACTGTGAACAGGCATTTTTGG CCAGAAACTCTTGCGGCCTTCACTGGCTACTCACTAGGTGAGATAGTGCCCTGCCTAAGCGACCTGCACAAAGCCTGCCTTGACGCTCCACATCGACCACAGCAAGCGataagggagaaatacaagctggcTAA GTACATGCAAGTATCCCTCCTGGAGCCCCCAGCCATTCTACCTCTGCTATGA